The following nucleotide sequence is from Deltaproteobacteria bacterium.
CTCGCCAGGCTCGACCGGCACGGGATCGCGGTGAGCGTCCGGCGCGACGTCCCCACGCCCGTCGTGATTCCGGCCCCACCCGGGACACGGAGCGATCGCGGGGTGACCTGACCCGTTTCAGTCCGCGGAGGCGCCTGACGCGCCGACGGCCGAGGAGGCCGTCCGGCTGTCGCTTGATCTGGAACGCGGTCCGGCGTGAGCACCGTGATCCTCGTGCGGTGCCGCGGGGGTCAACCGAATCGCGGCTTCCTTCGTTCAAAGCCTGAGCAACATTCACCAGAGCGGGCTCGAAACGCACGGGGGGGGCGGATCGACCAACGGGGGGAGGAGGAGACGAACCCGTGACGAAGCCGAAGACGAAGAGCATCCTCGCTGCCGGCGCGCTCGCGCTGGCCGTTACCGCTAGCCCTGCTGCTCAGGCGCCGCCCGCAGCCATCGCGCCGGCAGCGTGGTCGTCGGAGCCGGCGTCGGCCGCGCAGTCGCCGATGGACGACGGGGAGGCACCCGCTTCCGCCTGCCCGTCGAGTCTCGCCGGCGGCCGAGCTGCCCCCCGGGACGACGATCCGAACTCCGGGGACGGCGGCGAGAGCGACGGGAGCGGTGACGACGACCGGTGGGAGTGAGAATTGACCCATGACAAGAAGGAGATGATGCCATGACGAAGACCATTCTCGGCGCAGGCGTGCTCGCGCTCGCCGTCGCCGGCAGCTCATTCGCGTTCGGACACGCCGCGGGCGGCGACCGCGGCTGCGGCCACGACATGTTGGTGGGCGGCGGACGCATCCTTCACACGCTCGACCTGAGCGACGATCAGAAGCAGAAGGTGAAGGACATCCTCACGGCGCACCGGCCGAAGCTCCGCCAGCTCGTCGCAAACGAGAAGGCGGCCGACCAGACGCTCGCCGACAAGTTGTTCGGGACGGGCGTCGTCACCCAGCAGGACCTCGACGCCCTGCTGCAGCGAGAATCTCAGGCCCGTAACGAACTGACGCGTGAGCGCCTCGCCGCCGCCCTCGAGGTGCGGGATGTCCTCACCTCCGCGCAGATCCGGAAGGCGGCGGCGATCCGGACCGGCATGAAACAGCTCCATGCGGAGATGCGCCAGCTGCTCGGCGATCAGGGTACGGACTGAAGGCGAGTGCAGCGATGCGGCGCGTGATCACAGAGGTCATGTCGTGGGCGGTCCTGGCCGTCTCCGTCGGCTCGATGGTCGCAACGCTCGGGCTCGTCTCGGGTCTCACCTATGCATCCCGATTGTGGCTGGGCACGCGGGGGCCGATGGACTCTCGTGGGGCGCCTTGACCCAGCCGGTCGCAGGCGTATTTATGAAACCGACCGGTCCGGAAACAAATGTCGGCGCCCCTCGTCCAGCCCGTGTCGCTTCGTCCCCGTCGCGGTCGTCCGCCGACTCCGGGCCTCCGGGACAGGATCCTGCGCGCCGCGGAAGCGATCTTCGCCCGGCACGATTACCACGAGGTCCAGATGGACGACGTGGTCGAGGCGTGCGGGGTCGGCAAAGGCACCCTCTACCGGTACTTTCCGAGCAAGCAGCAGCTGTACTTCGCGGTCATGTTCGACGGCATCCAGCGGCTGCGCGGCGAGCTCGAGGCCGC
It contains:
- a CDS encoding periplasmic heavy metal sensor: MTKTILGAGVLALAVAGSSFAFGHAAGGDRGCGHDMLVGGGRILHTLDLSDDQKQKVKDILTAHRPKLRQLVANEKAADQTLADKLFGTGVVTQQDLDALLQRESQARNELTRERLAAALEVRDVLTSAQIRKAAAIRTGMKQLHAEMRQLLGDQGTD